Proteins encoded within one genomic window of Deltaproteobacteria bacterium:
- a CDS encoding type II toxin-antitoxin system RelE/ParE family toxin produces the protein MLHAFKKTTERTPQRSIDLARRRLKEVRA, from the coding sequence GTGCTCCACGCGTTCAAGAAGACAACGGAACGAACACCGCAGCGCAGCATTGACCTCGCACGGCGGCGGCTCAAGGAGGTGAGGGCATGA
- a CDS encoding molybdopterin-dependent oxidoreductase, producing MNLTRRNFLRSAGAATLLLSLNRLSFGQVGAPGASALPPLPDYRTWEDVFRKQWVWDKVVRSSHWVNCWYQAHCAWNVYVKDGVVWREEQVADYPQVRPDVSDFNPRGCQKGACYSERMYDPTRVKFPLKRVGERGSGKWERLSWEQALNEIADSMIDTIVKEGSDRIIWDLGPGISTGTQTAGQSRLRVLLDSTALDMNTEIGDGHRGAAETFGKIVFERSADDYFFSDLILCWGANPLYTQIPNAHFLLEARYKGAQLVAITPDYSASSIHADQWIPVKPGGDAALGLGVAHVLIAEKLFDRAFVQEQTDLPMLVREDNRRFLRGSDLKEGGDGDQLYLHDPKAGVVPAPTRSLALEGLAPSLEGRFEATLANGKKVGVRPVFELLREHLATYAPEKAAAMSGTPAGLIRDLAHRLAKAKAASMVTTSNFAKYYHGNLTERTQALVFALTGNYGKKGSGFVGFPFLMHDAFEQWVVSAFSLPLRGLIYGYGLYEEARLQLAGYTDEMMVYERSRKSFESGMEASGALFWYIHGGLLEASEKLQDWDPHLKRPVRKVLDESLSKGWQYVWPKPGNDPRVMFSLVSNPLRRIRAYPLLLKHLWPKLRTMVTIDWRMTSTALQSDYVLPAAGWYERTEHKWVTPLMPYIHAGEKATSFHEAKSDWEIFALLAKAVDARAAARGITEFKDRNGRERSFVGLYDTFSSQGEYGPTDDDKVARYLIENTSNLQGVQWDDLKKKGWARFTAPGKSIASIGVATKFKPDDTITPFTDHVFDKKPYPTLSRRIQFYLDQDLYLEMGETLPTHKDPPTAGGKYPLQLTGGHTRWSIHAAWRDDRIMLRNMRGEPVAYMSAVDAAARGITDGEHVRVHNDLDSFEIMVKVAPSVRPGQFIVYHAWENYQFRGQKGFQNLIPTPLNPVELSGGQFHLRPMTICLQPSMTDRDTRVEVTKL from the coding sequence TACGTCAAGGACGGCGTGGTTTGGCGCGAGGAGCAGGTGGCGGACTATCCGCAGGTCCGCCCCGACGTCTCCGACTTCAATCCGCGCGGTTGCCAGAAGGGCGCGTGCTACAGCGAGCGCATGTACGATCCGACGCGCGTCAAGTTCCCGCTCAAGCGCGTCGGCGAACGCGGTTCGGGCAAGTGGGAACGCCTCTCCTGGGAGCAGGCGCTCAACGAGATCGCCGACTCGATGATCGATACCATCGTCAAGGAAGGCAGCGACCGCATCATTTGGGATCTCGGGCCGGGTATCTCCACCGGCACCCAAACGGCGGGGCAGTCCCGCCTGCGGGTGCTCCTCGACTCCACCGCGCTCGACATGAACACCGAGATCGGCGACGGCCACCGCGGCGCGGCCGAGACCTTCGGAAAGATCGTCTTCGAGCGCTCGGCCGACGACTACTTCTTCTCCGACCTGATCCTGTGCTGGGGCGCGAATCCGCTCTACACCCAAATCCCGAACGCGCACTTCCTGCTCGAGGCGCGCTACAAAGGCGCGCAACTGGTCGCGATCACACCCGACTACAGCGCCTCGTCGATCCACGCCGATCAATGGATCCCGGTGAAGCCGGGCGGCGACGCGGCGCTCGGCCTCGGCGTTGCGCACGTGCTCATCGCCGAGAAGCTTTTCGACCGCGCCTTCGTGCAGGAACAGACCGATTTGCCGATGCTGGTGCGCGAAGATAACCGTCGGTTTCTGCGCGGCTCGGATCTCAAGGAAGGCGGCGACGGCGACCAGCTGTATCTGCACGACCCTAAGGCCGGTGTCGTGCCGGCGCCGACGCGCAGCCTGGCGCTCGAAGGTCTCGCGCCCTCGCTCGAAGGCCGCTTCGAGGCGACGCTCGCCAACGGCAAGAAGGTCGGCGTGCGTCCGGTGTTCGAGTTGCTGCGCGAGCATCTGGCGACTTACGCCCCTGAGAAAGCCGCTGCCATGAGCGGGACACCTGCGGGCCTGATTCGCGACCTCGCCCATCGCCTGGCGAAGGCGAAGGCGGCGTCAATGGTAACCACCAGCAACTTCGCCAAGTACTACCACGGCAATCTCACCGAGCGCACCCAGGCGCTGGTCTTCGCGCTCACCGGCAACTACGGCAAGAAAGGCAGCGGCTTCGTCGGCTTCCCGTTCCTCATGCACGACGCCTTCGAGCAGTGGGTGGTCTCCGCCTTCAGCCTGCCGTTGCGCGGGCTGATCTACGGTTACGGGCTCTACGAAGAAGCGCGCTTGCAGCTCGCCGGCTACACCGATGAAATGATGGTCTACGAGCGCAGCCGCAAGAGCTTCGAGTCGGGCATGGAAGCCTCGGGCGCGTTGTTCTGGTACATCCACGGCGGGCTGCTCGAAGCCAGCGAGAAGCTGCAAGACTGGGACCCGCATTTGAAGCGGCCGGTGCGCAAGGTGCTCGACGAATCGCTGTCCAAGGGCTGGCAGTACGTCTGGCCCAAGCCCGGCAACGACCCGCGTGTGATGTTCTCGCTGGTGAGCAATCCGCTGCGCCGCATCCGCGCCTATCCGCTGCTGCTCAAGCATCTGTGGCCCAAGCTGCGCACGATGGTGACCATCGACTGGCGCATGACCTCGACCGCGCTGCAGTCGGATTACGTGCTGCCGGCGGCGGGCTGGTACGAGCGCACCGAACACAAGTGGGTGACGCCGCTGATGCCTTACATCCACGCCGGCGAGAAGGCGACCTCGTTCCACGAGGCCAAGTCGGATTGGGAGATCTTCGCGCTGCTGGCCAAGGCGGTCGACGCCCGCGCCGCGGCTCGTGGCATCACCGAGTTCAAAGATCGCAACGGCCGCGAGCGCTCGTTTGTCGGGCTCTACGACACGTTCTCTTCCCAGGGCGAGTACGGACCGACTGACGACGACAAGGTCGCCCGCTATCTGATCGAGAACACCAGCAACCTGCAGGGCGTGCAGTGGGACGATCTGAAGAAGAAGGGCTGGGCGCGTTTCACCGCTCCCGGCAAGAGCATCGCCTCGATCGGAGTCGCAACTAAGTTCAAGCCCGACGACACCATCACGCCGTTCACCGACCACGTCTTCGACAAGAAGCCGTACCCGACGCTGTCGCGGCGCATCCAGTTCTACCTCGACCAGGACCTCTACCTGGAGATGGGCGAGACGCTACCGACGCACAAGGACCCGCCGACGGCCGGCGGCAAGTACCCGCTGCAACTCACCGGCGGGCACACGCGCTGGAGCATCCATGCGGCGTGGCGCGACGACCGCATCATGCTGCGCAACATGCGCGGCGAACCGGTCGCCTACATGAGCGCGGTCGACGCGGCGGCGCGTGGCATCACCGACGGTGAGCACGTGCGCGTGCACAACGACCTCGATAGCTTCGAGATCATGGTCAAGGTGGCGCCGAGCGTGCGGCCGGGGCAGTTCATCGTCTACCACGCCTGGGAGAACTACCAGTTCCGCGGCCAGAAGGGCTTCCAGAACTTGATCCCGACCCCGCTCAATCCGGTCGAGCTCTCCGGCGGCCAGTTCCATCTGCGGCCGATGACGATCTGCTTGCAACCGAGCATGACCGACCGCGACACGCGCGTGGAGGTGACGAAGCTGTAG
- a CDS encoding MaoC family dehydratase, translated as MAVIQKQKGNFLEDFRAGQVFRHKVGKTATAGLLNAFTEFDMTTNPLSKNRRYAQRYGFTECVLPPGLVMNIVFSQSVEDISENARANLEYINMRFGAPVYIGDTIEVSSVVLGVKPSTRDPDRGVVHVQTTGRNQDGLVVLTYERKVQVWKSNSDAPVEDKAIVAPAVDVVPRLPPYDATRAYGELAHLTSADTYFEDFTVGDTIEHSRGRTMTTEHIALTAMLDNTSQVHCNQHLIDQNPAKYLGGQLVIYGGIPFNLCLGLSCPDVSDNALADLVYTSGRHTGPLFAGDTVFATTELRGKRDYQGRDDLGVLVTTLRGHKFKRGQGSAFERVEIFYLEREVLVKRRSHYT; from the coding sequence ATGGCTGTGATTCAGAAGCAGAAGGGTAATTTTCTCGAAGATTTCCGCGCCGGCCAGGTCTTTCGCCATAAGGTCGGCAAGACCGCGACCGCTGGGCTGCTCAATGCCTTCACCGAGTTCGACATGACCACGAACCCGCTCAGTAAGAACCGCCGCTACGCCCAGCGCTACGGGTTTACGGAATGTGTGCTCCCACCCGGTTTGGTGATGAACATCGTCTTCAGCCAAAGCGTGGAAGACATCTCGGAGAATGCGCGGGCCAACCTCGAGTACATAAATATGCGCTTCGGCGCGCCGGTGTACATCGGCGATACGATTGAAGTCAGCTCCGTTGTGCTAGGGGTGAAGCCTTCAACGCGCGATCCCGATCGCGGCGTCGTGCACGTGCAGACCACCGGCCGTAACCAGGATGGGCTGGTGGTTCTTACCTATGAGCGCAAGGTGCAAGTTTGGAAATCCAACTCGGATGCCCCAGTGGAAGATAAAGCCATTGTTGCTCCGGCTGTCGACGTGGTGCCGCGGCTGCCCCCCTACGATGCCACGCGTGCTTACGGGGAGTTGGCGCACCTGACCAGCGCCGACACCTACTTCGAAGACTTCACCGTGGGTGATACCATCGAGCATTCGCGCGGCCGCACCATGACGACTGAGCACATCGCCCTCACCGCGATGCTCGACAATACCTCGCAGGTGCACTGTAATCAGCATCTGATCGACCAGAACCCAGCGAAGTACCTCGGCGGTCAACTGGTGATCTACGGCGGCATTCCTTTCAACCTTTGCCTCGGCCTGTCTTGTCCGGACGTGAGCGACAACGCGCTCGCCGACCTGGTGTACACCTCCGGTCGACACACCGGCCCTCTCTTTGCCGGCGACACCGTCTTTGCCACCACCGAACTGCGCGGGAAGCGGGACTACCAGGGGCGCGACGATCTCGGCGTGCTGGTCACGACGCTACGCGGCCACAAATTCAAGCGCGGCCAGGGCTCCGCGTTTGAGCGGGTGGAGATCTTTTACTTGGAGCGGGAAGTGCTCGTAAAACGCCGCAGCCATTACACCTGA
- a CDS encoding XRE family transcriptional regulator, translating to MKRTTSAKRLSAQLGIPAARGLEAVLKAQLIAAVCREADRQGLTHAQIAERSGLPRSAVTGIVSGSLQKVTIDRVLRLVEAVGLEAEIKLRRAA from the coding sequence ATGAAACGTACTACGTCGGCAAAGCGCCTCTCCGCCCAGCTGGGAATTCCCGCGGCCCGCGGCTTGGAGGCGGTGCTGAAGGCGCAGCTCATCGCCGCCGTATGCCGTGAGGCGGATCGTCAAGGGCTCACACACGCACAGATCGCAGAGCGGTCCGGCCTCCCGCGTAGCGCCGTGACCGGCATCGTATCTGGAAGCCTGCAGAAGGTGACGATTGATCGCGTGTTGCGTCTGGTCGAGGCCGTCGGACTGGAAGCGGAAATCAAGTTGCGTCGCGCCGCCTGA